ACGTGTCGAGGAACACGCTGAACGCTTGCACCACGCCTTGGGCGATCGGGTGCTCTACCGAGGCCACTGCTGCCACGTTAGGCGCACTGCCTAAACCTGCTTCGTTGGCGAACACGCCGCGCTTCACACCCATGATGATCGCGCTGCCCACCAAGCCACCGAAGGCTTGGTCGAGGCCGAAAGCGCTCTTGACGATGGTCGCGAGCATGGCCGGCACGTGGTCGAATTGCAGCACGATCACGTACAGGGTCACAGCGATGTAGACCAGGGTCTTGACCGGCACCAGCAGGTCGGCGATCGAAGCGATGCGCTTGATCCCGCCGATAAACACCAGGCCCAGCAATACCGCCAGCGCCAGGCCGGTGTAGGTGGTGTCCAGGCCAAAGGCGTTGTTCAGCGAGTGAGTCACGGCGTGGGCTTGCAGGCCGTTGAAGGCAAAACCGAAAGTCACCAGCAACAGGAACGCCATGACCATACCCAGCCAGCGCTTCTGCAAACCGTGCTGGATGTAATACGCCGGGCCGCCACGGTAGGTGCCTTCGGCATCGGTGCGCTTGTACAACTGGCCGAGGGAGCACTCGATAAAGCTCGAAGACATGCCCACCAGCGCGGTGACCCACATCCAGAACACGGCACCCGGGCCACCCAGGGTCACGGCAATGCCGACACCGGCGATGTTACCGGCACCCACGCGGCCGGCCAGGCTGAGCATCAGCGCCTGGAAGGAACTGAGCTGGCCGGAGCTGCTCTTCAGGCTGTCTTTAAACACCGAGAACATGTGGAAAAAGTGACGCAACTGTACGAAACGCGAGCGGATCGTGAAATAACCGCCGAGCCCGACAATGAGCACGATCAGTACTTTCCCTGAGAGGAAGTCGTTGATGACTTCGAGCATGGAGTGTTCCTCGCTGATTTTTCTAATGGCAAACGCAGGACGGTCCGATCCCTCACATAGCACCAGGCAGTGCGCGACGGTTCGACCCCAATCCTTTTGCGGGTGTTGTTATTCATGCGCTTTCGCGTTGTATCCGGGCCTCGTTACCGACGGCCGCAGACGCGAAGAGGGGCGGCACTATACCTAGGCGAGCGTGATCCGTCTGCACGGGGCGATTAAAGGTTTCAGCCAGGCGGTTGCAGGCAAGGAGGGTTTGCAGGGCGATATTGGATTTTTTATGGGCTTCATTTCACAACCTTGGGGCAAAAAAAAGGGCCTGAAGAACGAGCCTTCAGGCCCTCAAAAGGTGAGAGGTGTCTAGTCCCTCAACCTGGTGAGCGGTGCATCAAACGCTTAGGCCTTCAGCGGGACCAAGCGTGGGGCAATCATGTTTTCGGGGCGCAGGATGTCGTCGAGCATGGCGTCGTCGAGCAAGCCTTCTTCGCGCACCAGTTCCAGCACGCCGCGGCCGCTTTCGAGGGCGATACGCGCAATGCGGGTGGCGTTTTCATAGCCGATGTACGGGTTCAGCGCGGTGACCAGGCCGATGGAGTGTTCCACCAGTTCGCGGCAGCGTGCTTCGTTGGCGGTGATGCCGACGATGCAGTGTTCGCGCAGCATGTCCATGGCGCGTTGCAGCAGGCGGATCGAGTCGAAGATCTTGAAAGCGATCAGCGGCTCCATCACGTTCAACTGCAGTTGGCCGCCTTCGGCTGCCATGGTCAGCGCCAGGTCGTTGCCGATGACTTGGAACGCTACCTGGTTCACGGCTTCCGGGATCACCGGGTTGACCTTGCCGGGCATGATCGAGCTGCCTGGCTGGCGTGCCGGCAGGTTGATCTCGTTGATGCCGGTGCGTGGGCCGCTGGACAGCAGGCGCAGGTCGTTGCAGATCTTCGACAGCTTCACCGCCGTACGCTTGAGCATGCCGGAGAACAGCACGAAAGCGCCCATGTCGGAGGTGGCTTCGATCAAGTCGGCAGCCGGAACCAGCGGCTGGCCGCTGATCAGCGCCAGGCGTTGTACGGCCAGGGCCTGGTAGCGCGGGTCGGCGTTGATGCCGGTGCCGATGGCGGTGCCGCCCAGGTTTACTTCGGTCAGCAGCTCTGGCGCCAGGGTTTTCAGGCGCGCCAGGTCTTCACCCAGGGTGGTGGCGAAGGCGCGGAATTCCTGGCCGAGGGTCATCGGCACGGCGTCTTGCAATTGGGTGCGGCCCATTTTCAGCACGTGGCCGAACTCGACGCCTTTGGCGGCGAACGCCTGGATCAGGCTGTCGAGGCTGGCCAGCAGCGCGTCATGGCCCAGCAGCAGACCCAGGCGGATCGCGGTCGGGTAGGCGTCGTTGGTCGACTGCGCCATGTTCACGTCGTTGTTAGGGTGCAGGTACTGGTACTCGCCCTTGTTGTGGCCCATGGCCTCCAACGCGATGTTGGCGATGACTTCGTTGGCATTCATGTTGGTTGAGGTGCCAGCGCCGCCTTGAATCATGTCCACCACGAACTCTTCGTGGAAATCGCCGCGGATCAGACGGGCACAGGCTTCGCTGATAGCAGCGTGCTTGGCTTCGCTGAGCTGGCCCAACTCGCGGTTGGCGTCAGCGGCTGCTTGCTTGACCATTGCCAGGCCGACCACCAATTTCGGGTAATGCGAAATCGGAACGCCCGAGAGGCGGAAGTTATTCACCGCTCGCAGGGTCTGGATGCCGTAATACGCTTGAGCTGGTACTTCGAGTACGCCAAGCAGGTCTTTTTCTGTGCGGAATGATGCAGCGGAGGACATGACGGAAATCATCTCGATATGGACCCGGAACAGGCCGGAACGCTGCGAATGCTAGGCTTGTAGAAGTTTTTGGGCCAATGCTGTTCAGCACTGGCCTATGCACAAACGGCATAATGTAGGTGTGACCCGGTTATCATGGCGGGCGTGTGTGCCAAAATGGTGCATACCCGTGGGAGGAAGTGATGAACCTTGAGAGCAAATGGCTGGAAGACTTCAGCGCCCTGGCGGCCACCCGCAGCTTTTCCCAGGCGGCGGAGCGGCGCTTTGTGACCCAGCCGGCGTTCAGCCGGCGCATCCGCAGCCTGGAAGCCGCGTTGGGCCTGACCCTGGTCAACCGCTCGCGCACGCCAGTCGAGCTGACGGCGGCGGGGCAGTTGTTCCTGGTCACCGCGCGCACGGTGGTCGAACAGCTCGGTGAAGTGCTGCGCCATTTGCATCATCTGGAAGGCGGGCAAGGCGAAGTCATGCAAGTGGCCGCCGCCCACTCCCTGGCATTGGGCTTCTTCCCGCGCTGGATCGCGCAACTGCGCAATGAGGGCTTGAACATCGCCACGCGCTTGGTTGCTACCAACGTTGGCGACGCGGTTCACGCATTGCGTGAGGGCGGCTGCGACCTGATGCTGGCGTTCTACGACCCGGATGCGGCGATGCAGATGGACGCGGAAATCTTCCCGTCGCTGCACCTGGGCAACACCGAGATGCTCCCGGTGTGCGCCGCCGATGCCGATGGCAAGCCTTTGTTCGACCTGGAAGGTGAGGGCAGTGTGCCGTTGCTGGCCTACAGTGCCGGTGCGTTTCTTGGACGCTCAGTGAACCTGCTGTTGCGACAGCGCGCCCTGCGTTTCACCACCATTTACGAAACTGCCATGGCAGACAGTCTCAAGAGCATGGCCCTGGAAGGCCTGGGCATTGCCTGGGTGCCGCAGTTGAGCGTGCGTGCCGAACTGGCGCGCGGCGAACTGGTGGTGTGCGGCGGCCAGCAGTGGCACGTGCCGCTGGAGATTCGTCTGTATCGCTGTGCGCTGGTGCGCAAGGCGAATGTGCGGTTGCTGTGGCGCAAGCTTGAAGGCGGGGCTGCACAAAACACCTGAGCACATTGATCCAATTTCCATAGGAAAATTGCGCTGTGTTCGCTGACTTGAAAGTCAATAAAACCGCCACTTTGCGCCGTAAGACAGATGGTCATCCAAGGGGCTGTTTATCTGGATTATTACGGTATACTGCGCGGCCTTCGGCCGGTCCAACCGGCCTTAATTCGTACACCAAGCCACGCCGGATTTCCCGCGTGGCTTGTTGTTTTTTGACGCGCCTGCGGGCGCCCAGAGAGAAGAGGCACGACGATGAGTGCATTGGTTGGCGTGATCATGGGCTCCAAGTCCGATTGGTCCACCCTTAGCCACACCGCCGATATGCTGGAAAAACTCGGCATTCCGTATGAAGTGAAAGTGGTCTCTGCCCACCGCACCCCGGATTTGCTGTTCCAGTATGCCGATGAAGCAGAATCCCGTGGCATCGAGGTGATCATCGCCGGTGCCGGTGGTGCGGCGCACCTGCCAGGCATGTGTGCGGCCAAGACCCACCTGCCGGTGCTCGGTGTGCCGGTGCAGTCGTCGATGCTCTCGGGCGTGGATTCGCTGTTGTCCATCGTGCAGATGCCGGCCGGTATTCCGGTGGCCACCCTGGCGATCGGCAAGGCCGGCGCGATCAACGCCGCGTTGCTGTCCGCCAGCATCCTGGGCGCCAAGCACCCGCAGTTTCACGCGGTGCTGAAAAAATTCCGTGCTGAGCAGACAGACAGCGTGCTGGACAACCCAGACCCACGTATCGCCTGAAGGTATTGATTGATGAAAATCGGTGTAATCGGTGGCGGCCAACTGGGTCGCATGCTGGCCTTGGCGGGCACCCCGCTGGGGATGAACTTCGCTTTCCTGGACCCGGCGCCCGACGCCTGCGCGGCGGCCTTGGGTGAACACCTGCGCGCTGACTACAGCGACCCCGACCATCTGCGCCAACTGGCCGATGAAGTCGACCTGGTGACCTTCGAATTCGAAAGCGTCCCGGCCGAAACCGTGGCCTTCCTGTCGCAGTTCGTGCCGGTGTACCCGAGCGCCGAAGCCTTGCGCATCGCTCGCGACCGCTGGTTCGAGAAGAGCATGTTCAAGGACCTGGGCATTCCGACCCCGGCCTTCGCCGATATCCAGTCCCAAGCGGACCTGGAAGCGGCCGTCGCCAGCATCGGCCTGCCGGCCGTGCTTAAAACCCGCACATTGGGTTATGACGGCAAGGGCCAGAAAGTCCTGCGCACCGCTGCCGATGTGGTTGGTACTTTTGCCGAACTGGGCAGCGTTGCCTGCCTGCTGGAAGGCTTCGTGCCGTTCACCGGTGAAGTGTCGCTGATCGCCGTGCGCGCCCGCGATGGCGAGACCCGCTTCTACCCGTTGGTGCACAATACCCACGACAGCGGCATCCTCAAGCTGTCCGTGGCCAGCACCGACCACCCGTTGCAGGCCCTGGCCGAAGACTATTCCAGCCGTGTGCTCAAGCAGCTGGATTATGTCGGCGTGATGGCGTTCGAGTTCTTTGAAGTCGACGGCGGCCTCAAGGCCAACGAAATCGCCCCGCGCGTACATAACTCCGGGCACTGGACCACCGAAGGCGCCGAGTGCAGCCAGTTCGAAAACCACCTGCGGGCGGTGGCAGGCTTGCCGTTGGGCTCCACGGCCAAGGTTGGCGAGAGCGCGATGCTCAACTTTATCGGCGTCGTACCGCCGGTGGAAAAAGTCATCGCCATTGATGACTGCCACCTGCATCACTACGGCAAGGCGTTCAAGCTCGGGCGCAAGGTCGGCCACGCCAACCTGCGTTGCAAGGACCGTGCGACCCTTGAAGCGCAGATCCTCAAGGTCGAAGCGTTGATCGCCGAGCAATAACCTTTGGGGTGGCGGGAACCATTGGTTATCGCCGCCTCTCTGATTGCAGGACGCTAAAGTCTGACTAGGCTTTCGTGTAGTTCACTTCATTCAGAGGGAAATGCCATGGGTATCATCGGAACCATCTTTATCGGCTTGATCGTCGGCCTGCTGGCGCGTTTCCTCAAGCCTGGCGACGACAGCATGGGCTGGATCATGACCATCCTGCTGGGCATCGCAGGTTCCCTGGTCGCCACCTACGGTGGTCAGGCCCTGGGCATCTACCAGGCGGGTCAAGGCGCGGGCTTCCTCGGCGCGCTGATCGGCGCCATCGTGCTGCTGGTGATCTACGGCCTGCTGAAAAAGAAATGATCTAAGCGACAAAGCCCTCTGCGCTGCGCAGGCGCAGAGGGCTAGAATGCTCGGCATCTGAACTTGCCGAGCTTTTTCATGCGCCGTCTTTTATTCACACTCCTCCTGTTGGGCTCTGGCCTGGCGCACGCCGGCGAACTGCCGGAAACCGATTGGCTCGAGCTGATGCCGCTTTCAGACCAGAAAGCCCTCGAAGCCATGCCCGAGATCGACCACAACTCCCCCGAAGCCCAAGGCACGTTCACCGACAAAGGTGGCTTGAAGCAAAGCAAAGGCTTGCCGGCGGTGATGTACTCGACCAAGACCGTGGCCGCCATGAACGGCAAGAACATTCGCATCGGCGGCTACCCGGTGCCGTTGGAAACTGACGCCAAGGGCCGCAGCACGCTGTTTTTCCTGGTGCCGTACCCAGGCGCCTGCATCCACGTGCCGCCACCGCCGCCTAACCAGTTGGTGCTGGTGCGTTATCCCAAGGGGCTGAAGCTGGATGATATCTACACGCCACTGTGGGTGACGGGCACATTGAAGGTGGAGAAAGTCAACAATGACCTGGCGGACGCGGCGTATGCGCTGGATGCGGGGAAGGTCAGGGTAGTGAAAGAGTCCGATCTCTAGACCATGACGCAGAACCCAATGTGGGAGCGGGCTTGTGTGGGAGCTGGCTTGCCTGCGATAAGATCGCCTCGGTTTCACTGATACACCGAGGCGCCTGTATCGCGGGCAAGCCCGGCTCCCACACAAGCCCGCTCCCACATTTTTGATTGGGTTTACAGGCCGATACTGGTGATGCTCACGCCCAAAGTATGGCTTTCGCCCGGCGCCAAGCTCACCACATCATCCAGCACATTCGCCGTCTCGATGCACAGCATGCCCTGCCAGCCATCATCGGCCATGTCATCAAACGCCTTGGCGCGTTCGGTCCATGGGTTCCAGATCACGGTCGAGTTCGAACCCTGGCTGGTGAGCTGGAGGCGGCGCTGCCAATCTGCATCGACAATATTCAACTGCGCCGGCGTATCCAGGTAGATGCGGTCAGTCTCGGCGCTGAAGTGCAGCAGGCCGGATTGCTTCTTCTCGGCCCAGCCATCGGCGGTGTCGATATACGCGAGTCCATCCAACCCTTCAACTTGCACCTTGCGCACGTCACTCACGGCAAAGTAAGTGTGCAATGCCTGGCTGAGGGTCACGGTGTCGGTGCCAAGGTTGTGGCTGGTCAGGCGGATGTGCAGTTGGTCGTCCAGCAGCAGGCTCAGTGTCAGGTCGACCTGATGCGGCCAGCCGGGGAAGCCGCCCTCGGGAACTGGCAACACCAAATCCACCCGTAGCGCTTCGCCCTCAAGTTCGCTCGCCGCCAACGCCCACAATGCCGTGCGCACAAAACCATGGGCACCGGCCGGTTGCTCGCTCTGGCGCATCGCTTTCACGCTCTGCGGGTTGCGATCAAATACGCCAAACCACGGCCAGCACACCGGCACACCGGTGCGAATGCCTTTGCCTTGCTTGAACACCGCTTCAGGGTTCGGCCAGATCAGCGGCTGTTCGCCCTGGCGCTGGTAACTGAAGATGTGCGCGCCCTGTTGGGCCACCATCAGTTCGGCGCCGTTGTGGCGAATGCGCCAGCAGTCCAACTCGTCGATTTTTACGCTTTCAACGTGGGGCACAGGCATACAAAGCACTCTTTATGGCAGGCAATGGGGCAATTGACCGTCAAAACCCGGCGAGGTTTAACGCGCGCGTGAAGGCACCGAACGCGTGCGGCCGCTACCATCGATGGCGACAAACACAAACACCGCCTCGGTGACTTTGCGCCATTCACTGGACAGCGGGTCGTCGCTCCACACTTCGACCATCATCTGGATCGAGCTACGGCCGATTTCCAGGGCCTGGGTATAGAAGGAGAGCTGCGCGCCCACCGCCACCGGCACCAGGAACGCCATGCGATCAATGGCCACGGTAGCCACGCGGCCGCCGGCGACCTTGCTGGCCATGGCCGTGCCGGCCAGGTCCATCTGCGCGACCAGCCAGCCGCCGAAGATATCGCCAAATCCGTTGGTTTCACGCGGCAGTGCGGTGATTTGCAAGGCGAGATCGCCTTGCGGGATAGGATCTTCTTGTTCGAATTCGATCATGCCGAGGGTGCCTCTGACCCGTGACGCTTCATGGGTATTTCAAGTGGATAGCCGTCTTCTGGAAAAACGTTTCAGCACCAACCTACACCGCTCGATACGTTTCTCGTAAGGCGCACTAAAGGGAAACTCTGCCAAAGCGGCTGGAACACACCCTTAGGGTCATCCAACAACGTTTTGGCACAGCAGCCCCTCAAGACAGCGGGTTTGGCGCTTGCACGGGCCGAGTATATCGAGACCCTGTGGCGGCGACGACCTCTGCAAGCTCATTTGGTCGGCAAATCTGCGCTGTATCGCGGCTTTTTGCAGAAACTGTGCCTATCGCCGGGAATATTTGCGGCATCCGGACTGTTATCCGGGTCAGCACCTTTAGAAGAGAAGCCCGATATGCCTACCGTTCCCGCGAGCGCCTATCGGTGACTGCCTATGGAAACGCGGGCGTTAAGCAACGCTGTGCTTTTGCGGGCGATTTGTTATCGTGCCGAATCGACCCCGGCGCTTGCCGGGGTCTCGCGTTCGCCGTCCTGACAATAAGAGAAGCCTTGCCATGTCCTCCGTGCCTGCAAGCAGTGCGCAACCTTCGCGCCCGCTGACCCGCAACGACTACAAAACCCTGTCGCTGTCTGCCTTGGGCGGGGCGCTGGAGTTCTACGACTTCATCATCTTCGTGTTTTTCGCCACCGTGGTCGGGAAGCTGTTCTTCCCCGTCGACATGCCTGAATGGCTGCGCATGATGCAGACCTTCGGCATCTTCGCCGCCGGCTACCTGGCACGCCCGCTGGGCGGCATCATCATGGCGCACTTTGGTGACCTGCTGGGCCGCAAGAAAATGTTCACCCTGAGCATCTTCATGATGGCCGTGCCGACCCTGATCATGGGCCTGCTGCCGACCTACGCACAGATCGGCCTGTGGGCGCCGCTGCTGTTGCTGTTGATGCGCGTCATCCAGGGCGCCGCCATTGGCGGCGAAGTACCTGGCGCTTGGGTGTTCGTCTCCGAACACGTGCCGCCGCGCCACATCGGCTATGCCTGCGGCACCCTGACCAGCGGCCTTACCGCCGGTATTTTGCTGGGTTCGCTGGTGGCGACCGCCATCAACACTCTCTATACCCCGGAGCAGGTCTCGGATTACGCGTGGCGTATCCCGTTCCTGCTGGGCGGTGTGTTTGGCCTGATGTCGGTGTACTTGCGCCGTTGGCTGCATGAAACACCGATTTTCGCTGAGATGCAGCAGCGCAAAACCCTGGCTGCCGAACTGCCATTGCGCGCGGTACTGCGTGACCACCGTGGCGCCATTGTGCTGTCGATGCTGCTGACATGGCTGCTGTCGGCGGGTGTGGTTGTGGTCATCCTGATGACCCCGACCGTGCTGCAAACCGTCTACCACTTCAGCCCGACCGTGGCGTTGCAAGCCAATAGCCTGGCGATCGTTACGCTGAGCCTGGGCTGTATCGCTTCCGGCGCGCTGGCTGACCGTTTTGGTGCCGGTCGCGTTTTGGTCACCGGTTGCGCATTGCTGCTGGCCACCTCCTGGACGCTGTATCACAGCCTGATGGCCCACCCGGACTGGTTGTTCCCGTTGTACGCATTGACCGGCCTGTTCGTGGGCACCATCGGTGTAGTGCCTTACGTAATGGTGAAAGCCTTCCCGCCGGTGGTGCGTTTCAGCGGCTTATCGTTCTCCTACAACGTGGCCTATGCCGTATTCGGCGGCCTGACGCCATTGGCGGTATCGCTGCTGATGAAGGAAAGCCCGATGGGGCCTGCTTACTACGTGGCTGTCTTGTGTGTGATGGGGATGGCGGTGGGCGGCTACCTGTGGAAACGCGGGCGCTGATATAACCCTGTGGCGAGGGAGCAAACTCCCTCGCCACAGGTTTTTGGCTCTGCCAACGATTACAGAGTGTTTCTGAAACATCGCTTCAGCCGTCAAACCTCCTCGCAAGCCCCGGATTTATTGCACTTTCCCCTTCCTGTCAGGTTTTTCACAAATACTGGCCTTTCATCTAATTGTCATATTCCAGACATAGAGTGTTCACACGGCCTACCGATACTTGGCCCCGATCCAACTATCCCTATCTGCTAGGAGCAAGGCATGAAACTGAAACGTTTGATGGCGGCA
The window above is part of the Pseudomonas sp. KBS0710 genome. Proteins encoded here:
- a CDS encoding sodium:alanine symporter family protein, which gives rise to MLEVINDFLSGKVLIVLIVGLGGYFTIRSRFVQLRHFFHMFSVFKDSLKSSSGQLSSFQALMLSLAGRVGAGNIAGVGIAVTLGGPGAVFWMWVTALVGMSSSFIECSLGQLYKRTDAEGTYRGGPAYYIQHGLQKRWLGMVMAFLLLVTFGFAFNGLQAHAVTHSLNNAFGLDTTYTGLALAVLLGLVFIGGIKRIASIADLLVPVKTLVYIAVTLYVIVLQFDHVPAMLATIVKSAFGLDQAFGGLVGSAIIMGVKRGVFANEAGLGSAPNVAAVASVEHPIAQGVVQAFSVFLDTFVICTCTALLILLSGFYTPGFEGDGIALTQNSLAAVVGDWGRMFISVALALFVFTSIMYNYYLGESNLRFLVGNNRKVLMGYRALVLVLIFWGSIENLSTVFAFADITMTLLAFVNLFALAFLFKIAMRILNDYDNQRAAGIKTPVFDSSQFPDLDLDRKAWPANPAKPEAAASAELSAQAQR
- the aspA gene encoding aspartate ammonia-lyase, coding for MSSAASFRTEKDLLGVLEVPAQAYYGIQTLRAVNNFRLSGVPISHYPKLVVGLAMVKQAAADANRELGQLSEAKHAAISEACARLIRGDFHEEFVVDMIQGGAGTSTNMNANEVIANIALEAMGHNKGEYQYLHPNNDVNMAQSTNDAYPTAIRLGLLLGHDALLASLDSLIQAFAAKGVEFGHVLKMGRTQLQDAVPMTLGQEFRAFATTLGEDLARLKTLAPELLTEVNLGGTAIGTGINADPRYQALAVQRLALISGQPLVPAADLIEATSDMGAFVLFSGMLKRTAVKLSKICNDLRLLSSGPRTGINEINLPARQPGSSIMPGKVNPVIPEAVNQVAFQVIGNDLALTMAAEGGQLQLNVMEPLIAFKIFDSIRLLQRAMDMLREHCIVGITANEARCRELVEHSIGLVTALNPYIGYENATRIARIALESGRGVLELVREEGLLDDAMLDDILRPENMIAPRLVPLKA
- a CDS encoding LysR substrate-binding domain-containing protein; protein product: MNLESKWLEDFSALAATRSFSQAAERRFVTQPAFSRRIRSLEAALGLTLVNRSRTPVELTAAGQLFLVTARTVVEQLGEVLRHLHHLEGGQGEVMQVAAAHSLALGFFPRWIAQLRNEGLNIATRLVATNVGDAVHALREGGCDLMLAFYDPDAAMQMDAEIFPSLHLGNTEMLPVCAADADGKPLFDLEGEGSVPLLAYSAGAFLGRSVNLLLRQRALRFTTIYETAMADSLKSMALEGLGIAWVPQLSVRAELARGELVVCGGQQWHVPLEIRLYRCALVRKANVRLLWRKLEGGAAQNT
- the purE gene encoding 5-(carboxyamino)imidazole ribonucleotide mutase — encoded protein: MSALVGVIMGSKSDWSTLSHTADMLEKLGIPYEVKVVSAHRTPDLLFQYADEAESRGIEVIIAGAGGAAHLPGMCAAKTHLPVLGVPVQSSMLSGVDSLLSIVQMPAGIPVATLAIGKAGAINAALLSASILGAKHPQFHAVLKKFRAEQTDSVLDNPDPRIA
- a CDS encoding 5-(carboxyamino)imidazole ribonucleotide synthase yields the protein MKIGVIGGGQLGRMLALAGTPLGMNFAFLDPAPDACAAALGEHLRADYSDPDHLRQLADEVDLVTFEFESVPAETVAFLSQFVPVYPSAEALRIARDRWFEKSMFKDLGIPTPAFADIQSQADLEAAVASIGLPAVLKTRTLGYDGKGQKVLRTAADVVGTFAELGSVACLLEGFVPFTGEVSLIAVRARDGETRFYPLVHNTHDSGILKLSVASTDHPLQALAEDYSSRVLKQLDYVGVMAFEFFEVDGGLKANEIAPRVHNSGHWTTEGAECSQFENHLRAVAGLPLGSTAKVGESAMLNFIGVVPPVEKVIAIDDCHLHHYGKAFKLGRKVGHANLRCKDRATLEAQILKVEALIAEQ
- a CDS encoding GlsB/YeaQ/YmgE family stress response membrane protein, translating into MGIIGTIFIGLIVGLLARFLKPGDDSMGWIMTILLGIAGSLVATYGGQALGIYQAGQGAGFLGALIGAIVLLVIYGLLKKK
- a CDS encoding DUF3299 domain-containing protein — protein: MRRLLFTLLLLGSGLAHAGELPETDWLELMPLSDQKALEAMPEIDHNSPEAQGTFTDKGGLKQSKGLPAVMYSTKTVAAMNGKNIRIGGYPVPLETDAKGRSTLFFLVPYPGACIHVPPPPPNQLVLVRYPKGLKLDDIYTPLWVTGTLKVEKVNNDLADAAYALDAGKVRVVKESDL
- a CDS encoding D-hexose-6-phosphate mutarotase; the encoded protein is MPVPHVESVKIDELDCWRIRHNGAELMVAQQGAHIFSYQRQGEQPLIWPNPEAVFKQGKGIRTGVPVCWPWFGVFDRNPQSVKAMRQSEQPAGAHGFVRTALWALAASELEGEALRVDLVLPVPEGGFPGWPHQVDLTLSLLLDDQLHIRLTSHNLGTDTVTLSQALHTYFAVSDVRKVQVEGLDGLAYIDTADGWAEKKQSGLLHFSAETDRIYLDTPAQLNIVDADWQRRLQLTSQGSNSTVIWNPWTERAKAFDDMADDGWQGMLCIETANVLDDVVSLAPGESHTLGVSITSIGL
- a CDS encoding acyl-CoA thioesterase, whose product is MIEFEQEDPIPQGDLALQITALPRETNGFGDIFGGWLVAQMDLAGTAMASKVAGGRVATVAIDRMAFLVPVAVGAQLSFYTQALEIGRSSIQMMVEVWSDDPLSSEWRKVTEAVFVFVAIDGSGRTRSVPSRAR
- a CDS encoding MFS transporter, with protein sequence MSSVPASSAQPSRPLTRNDYKTLSLSALGGALEFYDFIIFVFFATVVGKLFFPVDMPEWLRMMQTFGIFAAGYLARPLGGIIMAHFGDLLGRKKMFTLSIFMMAVPTLIMGLLPTYAQIGLWAPLLLLLMRVIQGAAIGGEVPGAWVFVSEHVPPRHIGYACGTLTSGLTAGILLGSLVATAINTLYTPEQVSDYAWRIPFLLGGVFGLMSVYLRRWLHETPIFAEMQQRKTLAAELPLRAVLRDHRGAIVLSMLLTWLLSAGVVVVILMTPTVLQTVYHFSPTVALQANSLAIVTLSLGCIASGALADRFGAGRVLVTGCALLLATSWTLYHSLMAHPDWLFPLYALTGLFVGTIGVVPYVMVKAFPPVVRFSGLSFSYNVAYAVFGGLTPLAVSLLMKESPMGPAYYVAVLCVMGMAVGGYLWKRGR